In Choloepus didactylus isolate mChoDid1 chromosome X, mChoDid1.pri, whole genome shotgun sequence, a genomic segment contains:
- the PRPS1 gene encoding ribose-phosphate pyrophosphokinase 1 yields MPNIKIFSGSSHQDLSQKIADRLGLELGKVVTKKFSNQETCVEIGESVRGEDVYIVQSGCGEINDNLMELLIMINACKIASASRVTAVIPCFPYARQDKKDKSRAPISAKLVANMLSVAGADHIITMDLHASQIQGFFDIPVDNLYAEPAVLKWIRENISEWRNCTIVSPDAGGAKRVTSIADRLNVDFALIHKERKKANEVDRMVLVGDVKDRVAILVDDMADTCGTICHAADKLLSAGATRVYAILTHGIFSGPAISRINNACFEAVVVTNTIPQEDKMKHCSKIQVIDISMILAEAIRRTHNGESVSYLFSHVPL; encoded by the exons ATGCCGAATATCAAAATCTTCAGCGGCAGCTCTCACCAGGACTTATCCCAGAAAATTGCCGACCGCCTGGGCCTGGAGCTAGGCAAGGTGGTGACTAAGAAATTCAGCAACCAGGAGACCTG TGTGGAAATTGGAGAGAGTGTACGTGGAGAGGATGTCTACATTGTTCAGAGTGGTTGTGGTGAAATCAATGACAATCTCATGGAGCTTTTGATTATGATTAATGCCTGCAAGATTGCTTCAGCCAGCCGGGTTACTGCAGTCATCCCATGCTTCCCTTATGCCCGGCAGGATAAGAAGGATAAG AGCCGGGCCCCAATCTCAGCCAAGCTTGTCGCAAATATGCTCTCTGTAGCAGGAGCAGATCACATCATCACCATGGACCTTCATGCTTCTCAAATTCAG GGTTTTTTTGATATCCCAGTGGACAATTTGTATGCAGAGCCAGCTGTCCTGAAGTGGATAAGGGAGAATATCTCTGAGTGGAGGAACTGCACTATTGTCTCACCAGATGCTGGTGGAGCTAAGAG AGTGACCTCCATTGCAGACCGGTTGAATGTGGACTTTGCCTTGATTCACAAAGAACGGAAGAAGGCCAATGAAGTGGACCGCATGGTGCTGGTGGGAGATGTGAAGGATCGAGTGGCCATCCTTGTGGATGACATGGCTGACACTTGTGGCACAATCTGTCATGCAGCTGACAA ACTTCTGTCAGCTGGAGCCACCAGAGTTTACGCTATCTTGACTCATGGAATCTTTTCTGGCCCAGCTATTTCTCGCATCAACAATGCGTGTTTTGAAGCAGTAGTAGTCACCAATACCATACCTCAGGAGGATAAGATGAAGCATTGCTCCAAAATACAG GTGATCGATATCTCCATGATCCTTGCAGAAGCCATCAGGAGAACTCACAATGGGGAATCTGTGTCCTACCTGTTCAGTCACGTACCTTTGTAA
- the LOC119523102 gene encoding transmembrane protein 213-like: protein MKPLASVTRAALTLSLVFTAFHSACLADVDFCPQATWYCHTSVDEYGWIAAAVDWSLLFLTLILLCVDKLMKLTPDDSKDFQA, encoded by the coding sequence ATGAAGCCTCTTGCCTCTGTGACTCGGGCTGCCCTGACCCTCAGCCTGGTCTTCACCGCTTTCCACTCGGCTTGCCTGGCAGATGTCGACTTCTGCCCACAAGCCACCTGGTACTGCCACACTAGCGTGGATGAGTACGGCTGGATCGCTGCTGCTGTTGACTGGAGCCTCTTGTTTCTCACCCTCATCCTGCTCTGTGTGGACAAACTGATGAAGCTCACTCCAGATGACTCCAAGGACTTCCAAGCATGA